In Silene latifolia isolate original U9 population chromosome X, ASM4854445v1, whole genome shotgun sequence, the following proteins share a genomic window:
- the LOC141618623 gene encoding uncharacterized protein LOC141618623, with product MGGKIDHSVNQGRGPYTFRIGGENTHLVGSLLPNNDAPPKFCQLYIYDTEEELKHRKNALSSTNGIQFDDGLMKDLKEMVDRYNVLAKSFRMGRDRLHQGADGEVRLRLISARNTDERTYNLPTVSEVAALIVGDMKNTVDSRDIVVEERSGRLQRISELHASYLALQYPIIFPRGEDGHRLGIPHSQHSITSSSRIENARDKLTFREWFAFLIQDRSSAKEYPTILMAGKLFQQFLADGCTMIESDRLKYIRFNQPKLWSESFKNLENAAAIGQTNPFSAGVHFIVPSSFKGSKGFMRETYQDTMTICRCCGYPDLFITVICNPKWPEITRADKFPEAVDVDRVISAEIPDPLENPALYAAVKDCMIHGPCGELNPDAPCMIYGICSKKFPKRFNKRTTVDGDGYPVYKRRENGTTIEKNGKTIHNGYVVPYNADLLLKYRAHFNVEWCNQARSIKYLFKYINKGYDHVTVVKTQIKLIKYKNTTTAVTFHHVKQFGIFLSFLFTIGPPPPHVLRLDYHLPNEQNVIFHDDDPIDEVVERSSEGRTKFTAWMEYNNLKSGGRDLTYCEFPQKFVWERKGYGNQGKKDLLLAECIICLQMVVRDLQLIDVQLLLVDKLSYDKDALKKEHEVLTSSTTDEQKSIYRKIMYSVENGQGGVYLVYGYGGTGKTFLWKTLCVGIRSKGEIVIDVTSSGIAAILFPGGRTAHARLSIPINVDENSTCHGIQPGADLVELLKREKLIIWDEAPMANRYCFEALDRSLRDIMRTSPEGDPEKPFGGKVVVFGSDFRQILPVIPKGSRQDIVGVAISSSPLWRYCKVLKLTKNMRHQVGSAESDIDEIKQFSEWILEVGDGLAGGPNDGVANIELAEDILIQPALDPIATIIDSTYPSLKDHLGDPWYFTERVVLAPTHDVVEVVNDYVLDEIQKDEKVYLSSDEISKEETNCGVRELYSTEFLNSIRCSGLPNHSLKLKVRAIVMLLRNIDQENGLCNGTRMEVNHLGNRVISAIVASRSHVGSKVYIPRITLTPSDTTMFPVKLERRQFPLAVCFAMTINKSQGQSLSRVGLYLPRPVFTHGQFQNPIKDEFEEFQVHTILFLRQLLAISTMGSTQTFQQEIKITAIRAYKSMMAVKGDFDLPVGETHSRIRLMETAFIENKNT from the exons ATGGGTGGCAAAATAGATCATTCAGTGAACCAAGGTAGGGGTCCTTACACATTTAGAATAGGTGGGGAAAATACACATTTAGTTGGTAGCTTATTACCTAATAATGACGCACCACCCAAATTTTGTCAACTTTATATTTACGACACCGAAGAGGAGTTGAAGCACAGGAAGAACGCTCTAAG CTCTACTAATGGTATTCAGTTTGACGATGGTCTAATGAAGGATTTAAAAGAAATGGTTGATCGTTACAATGTTTTGGCAAAATCATTTAGAATGGGTAGAGATCGGCTACACCAAGGTGCTGATGGTGAGGTGAGGTTAAGGCTCATTAGTGCACGTAATACAGATGAGAGGACATATAATTTACCTACTGTCTCAGAGGTGGCTGCCCTTATTGTGGGAGATATGAAGAACACAGTTGATAGTAGGGACATTGTGGTTGAGGAACGCTCTGGTAGACTACAACGTATATCAGAGCTACATGCTTCTTATTTAGCCTTGCAGTACCCTATTATCTTTCCGCGTGGAGAGGATGGTCATAGACTTGGTATCCCTCATAGTCAACATTCTATAACATCTTCAAGTAGAATTGAGAACGCTAGGGATAAGTTAACCTTCAGGGAGTGGTTTGCTTTTCTCATTCAAGACAGATCATCAGCCAAGGAATATCCAACTATTTTGATGGCTG gAAAACTATTTCAACAATTCCTTGCTGACGGTTGCACGATGATAGAATCTGACCGCTTAAAGTACATCCGTTTCAACCAACCAAAGTTGTGGTCGGAGAGCTTCAAGAATCTAGAAAATGCAGCCGCTATAGGACAAACGAACCCGTTCTCCGCTGGTGTTCATTTCATTGTCCCCTCATCTTTTAAAGGGAGTAAGGGTTTTATGAGAGAAACATATCAAGATACAATGACCATTTGCAGGTGCTGTGGGTATCCTGATTTGTTTATTACCGTCATATGCAACCCAAAATGGCCTGAAATTACCAG GGCTGACAAATTCCCAGAAGCCGTCGATGTTGACCGTGTTATAAGTGCTGAAATTCCAGACCCCTTAGAAAACCCAGCCCTTTATGCAGCAGTGAAAGATTGTATGATTCATGGTCCATGTGGAGAACTAAACCCAGATGCgccatgcatgatttatggaattTGCTCTAAAAAGTTTCCAAAGAGGTTTAATAAAAGAACTACTGTGGACGGTGATGGTTATCCAGTTTATAAGAGAAGGGAGAATGGAACAACAattgagaaaaatggtaaaaccATTCATAACGGATATGTTGTTCCATACAATGCTGATTTATTGTTGAAATATCGTGCTCACTTTAACGTTGAATGGTGCAACCAAGCAAGATCCATCAAGTACTTATTCAAGTACATTAATAAAGGATATGACCATGTCACT GTAGTCAAGACCCAAATCAAATTGATCAAATACAAGAATACTACGACTGCCGTTACATTTCACCATGTGAAGCAATTTGGAATATTTTTGTCTTTCCTATTCACTAtaggacccccccccccccatgtttTAAGGTTGGATTATCATCTACCTAATGAGCAAAACGTTATTTTCCATGATGACGATCCAATTGACGAAGTGGTAGAAAGGTCTTCAGAAGGTAGGACAAAATTCACAGCTTGGATGGAATATAACAATTTGAAATCTGGTGGTAGAGATCTAACCTATTGCGAGTTTCCACAAAAATTTGTATGGGAAAGGAAAGGGTATGGAAACCAAGGGAAAAAGGATTTACTCTTGGCAGAATGTATCATATGTCTCCAAATGGTGGTGAGAG ATCTGCAACTCATAGACGTGCAGTT GCTCTTGGTTGATAAGTTATCTTACGATAaagatgctttgaagaaggaacATGAAGTGCTCACTTCTTCAACGACAGATGAACAGAAGTCAATTTATAGAAAAATTATGTACTCCGTTGAAAATGGTCAAGGTGGTGTATACCTTGTTTATGGGTATGGGGGAACCGGTAAGACTTTCCTCTGGAAAACCTTATGCGTTGGAATAAGGTCGAAAGGTGAAATCGTTATAGATGTCACTTCAAGTGGCATTGCAGCTATCCTTTTTCCAGGAGGGCGGACAGCCCACGCCCGACTAAGCATACCTATTAATGTCGATGAAAACTCCACATGTCATGGAATACAACCAGGAGCCGATTTGGTAGAGCTACTAAAAAGGGAAAAGCTTATCATATGGGACGAGGCACCTATGGCTAATCGTTATTGTTTTGAAGCTCTTGATAGAAGCTTGAGAGATATCATGAGAACTTCACCGGAAGGAGACCCTGAAAAACCATTTGGAGGAAAAGTTGTGGTCTTTGGCAGTGATTTTCGACAAATCTTGCCTGTTATACCTAAAGGAAGCAGGCAAGATATTGTTGGGGTTGCTATCAGTTCTTCTCCTTTATGGAGATATTGCAAG GTTTTGAAGCTCACGAAAAATATGAGACACCAAGTCGGAAGTGCAGAGTCAGACATTGATGAAATCAAACAATTTTCAGAGTGGATTCTCGAAGTCGGTGATGGTTTAGCTGGTGGCCCAAATGATGGTGTAGCCAACATAGAATTAGCCGAAGATATACTAATACAGCCTGCATTAGATCCAATAGCTACCATTATAGATAGCACGTACCCATCTTTAAAAGATCACCTAGGTGACCCTTGGTACTTCACTGAAAGAGTTGTACTAGCACCTACTCATGATGTCGTCGAAGTGGTGAACGATTATGTCTTGGATGAAATTCAAAAGGATGAGAAAGTATACTTAAGTTCTGATGAAATTAGCAAGGAAGAGACCAATTGTGGGGTTCGGGAACTTTACTCTACTGAGTTTCTCAACTCTATTAGATGTTCGGGTTTACCCAATCACAGTTTAAAACTGAAAGTTAGAGCTATAGTCATGCTTCTTAGAAACATCGACCAAGAAAATGGATTGTGCAATGGCACCCGAATGGAGGTAAATCATCTAGGAAATCGAGTGATAAGTGCAATTGTTGCTTCTAGAAGTCATGTTGGTAGCAAAGTCTATATTCCCCGGATCACATTGACACCTTCCGACACTACCATGTTCCCAGTTAAGTTAGAAAGGAGACAATTTCCTTTAGCGGTTTGCTTTGCCATGACTATTAACAAAAGTCAAGGGCAATCTCTATCCCGTGTTGGACTTTATCTTCCTAGACCAGTCTTCACCCATGGGCAATT CCAGAATCCCATCAAAGATGAATTCGAAGAATTTCAAGTACACACTATCTTATTCCTAAGGCAGCTGTTGGCAATATCAACAATGGGGTCAACACAAACATTTCAACAAGAGATTAAAATTACTGCAATCAGAGCATATAAATCAATGATGGCTGTAAAAGGAGATTTCGACTTACCAGTTGGAG AAACACACAGTCGAATCAGGCTCATGGAAACCGCATTTATTGAAAACAAAAACACATAG